From the Gymnogyps californianus isolate 813 chromosome 2, ASM1813914v2, whole genome shotgun sequence genome, one window contains:
- the MLH1 gene encoding DNA mismatch repair protein Mlh1 isoform X6: MKGYITNANYSVKKCIFLLFINHRLVESAALRKAIETVYAAYLPKSTHPFLYLSLEIAPQNVDVNVHPTKHEVHFLHEDSILERVQQHVESKLLGSNSSRMYFTQTLLPGADCSSSEVVKASANSSAASKGTSDKVYAHQMVRTDSREQKLDAFLQPVNNPLSTGPTEAMTEVNAGPPEGVVRPQDAEMEDVSDLVEIADVQEDTVMPGGLSESGRVSPETVPPRKRPREDVDIEMEKDDTRKDMTAACTPRRRIINLTSVLTLQEEISNQAHANLQEMLHDHSFVGCVSPQWALAQYQTKLYLLNTTKLSQELFYQILIYDFANFGVLRLSEPAPLYELSMLALEDPESGWTEEDGPKEGLAEYIVEFLKKKTEMLKDYFSLEIDEEGNLIGLPLLIDNYVPLLEGLPMFILRLATEVNWDEEKECFESLSKELAMFYSIRKQYIIDEANLTNSQNEDSDSGSTTWKWTVEHVLYKAFRTHLLPPKHFTEDGNILQLANLPDLYKVFERC, translated from the exons atgaaaggctaCATCACAAATGCAAACTACTCTGTGaagaaatgtatatttttactCTTCATAAACc aTCGACTGGTAGAGTCAGCCGCTTTGCGGAAAGCCATAGAAACTGTGTATGCTGCTTATTTGCCAAAAAGTACACATCCATTCCTATACTTAAG ccTGGAAATAGCCCCCCAGAATGTAGATGTGAATGTGCACCCTACAAAACATGAGGTCCATTTCCTTCATGAAGATAGTATTCTAGAGCGTGTGCAACAACATGTAGAGAGCAAGTTATTGGGCTCTAATTCTTCAAGGATGTACTTCACTCAG ACATTGCTTCCAGGGGCTGACTGTTCTTCCAGTGAGGTTGTAAAAGCATCAGCAAACTCTTCTGCGGCTTCCAAAGGAACCAGTGATAAAGTTTATGCGCATCAGATGGTCCGCACTGATTCCCGAGAGCAGAAATTGGATGCTTTTCTTCAGCCGGTGAACAACCCCCTAAGTACAGGCCCCACTGAAGCAATGACAGAGGTTAATGCGGGACCTCCGGAGGGTGTGGTCAGGCCACAGGATGCTGAAATGGAAGATGTCAGTGATCTAGTTGAAATAGCTGACGTTCAGGAGGACACAGTGATGCCTGGGGGGTTGAGTGAGAGTGGACGCGTGTCTCCTGAGACAGTGCCTCCTCG AAAGAGACCACGGGAAGACGTGGACatagaaatggagaaagatgACACCAGAAAGGACATgactgctgcctgcacccctaGAAGAAGAATTATCAACTTGACCAGTGTATTGACTCTACAGGAGGAAATTAGTAACCAGGCACATGCAA ATCTTCAGGAGATGTTACATGATCACTCATTTGTTGGCTGCGTCAGTCCTCAATGGGCTCTGGCCCAGTATCAGACAAAGCTGTATCTTCTCAATACAACAAAACTAAG TCAAGAACTCTTCTACCAGATACTTATTTATGACTTTGCAAACTTTGGAGTCTTAAGGTTGTCT GAGCCAGCTCCTTTATATGAGCTTTCAATGCTTGCTTTAGAGGATCCTGAAAGTGGCTGGACAGAAGAAGATGGCCCAAAAGAAGGGCTTGCTGAGTACATTGTGGagtttctgaaaaagaagactgaaatgttgaaagattatttttctcttgaaattgaTGAG GAAGGAAACCTTATTGGGTTACCACTTCTTATAGACAACTATGTTCCGCTGCTGGAAGGACTGCCTATGTTTATCCTTCGCTTGGCCACGGAG GTAAACTGGGATGAAGAAAAGGAGTGTTTTGAAAGCCTAAGTAAAGAATTAGCTATGTTCTACTCCATTAGAAAGCAATATATAATAGATGAAGCCAACCTGACAAACTCTCAG AATGAAGATTCTGACTCTGGTTCAACAACATGGAAATGGACTGTGGAACATGTACTTTACAAAGCTTTCAGGACTCATCTTTTACCTCCTAAACACTTCACAGAAGATGGCAACATTTTGCAGCTTGCTAACCTGCCTGACCTGTATAAAGTTTTTGAGAGATGTTGA